From the genome of Amycolatopsis sp. NBC_01488, one region includes:
- a CDS encoding winged helix-turn-helix transcriptional regulator: MSGFGPGDPFLADCPARLTVELIADKWTVVVLAGLSKGPVRHGELVELIGGISRKVLTQTLRRLEAHGLVRRHAYDEVPPRVEYELTPLGETLTDPIRSLTEWAKANGNAVLDALDADPELSGC; this comes from the coding sequence ATGAGCGGTTTCGGTCCCGGTGACCCCTTTCTCGCCGACTGTCCGGCGCGGCTGACGGTGGAGCTGATCGCCGACAAGTGGACGGTGGTCGTGCTCGCCGGCCTCAGCAAGGGCCCGGTGCGCCACGGCGAGCTGGTCGAGCTGATCGGCGGCATCTCGCGCAAGGTGCTCACCCAGACGCTCCGGCGGCTCGAGGCGCACGGACTCGTCCGCCGCCACGCGTATGACGAGGTGCCGCCCCGCGTCGAGTACGAGCTCACCCCGCTCGGGGAGACGCTGACCGATCCGATCCGCAGCCTGACCGAGTGGGCGAAGGCGAACGGCAACGCGGTGCTCGACGCGCTCGACGCCGATCCCGAGCTGTCAGGCTGCTGA
- a CDS encoding NADP-dependent oxidoreductase gives MRVISQHKLGGPEVFTIVDAPAPRPLPTEVAVRVKAIGLNPLEARLRAGEFPLLGRPPFVLGWDISGVVDQAQTWRFRPGDEVFGMPLFPRPASAYAEVVSAPALHLVRKPASLSHVEAAALPIVGLTAWQGLVDLGRVTEGDRVLIHGGGGGVGHVAIQIAKAFGAHVITTAGGSKRKFVEGCGADEVIDYTSVDFAEAVRDIDLVLDTLGGDTVERSLGILRPGGHLVTAVAEEDSELAAEFEAAGMRFSGIAVDPDPVALRGLVELVDQGRLRVHVEKTFPFERVADAHRLLDGGHLRGKLVLTV, from the coding sequence ATGCGAGTCATCAGCCAGCACAAGCTCGGCGGTCCCGAGGTGTTCACCATCGTGGACGCGCCCGCGCCCCGGCCCCTGCCGACCGAGGTCGCTGTCCGGGTCAAGGCGATCGGGCTGAACCCGCTCGAGGCGCGCCTGCGCGCCGGCGAGTTCCCGCTGCTCGGCCGGCCGCCGTTCGTCCTCGGCTGGGACATCAGCGGCGTGGTCGACCAGGCGCAGACCTGGCGGTTCCGGCCGGGCGACGAAGTGTTCGGAATGCCGCTGTTCCCCCGGCCGGCGAGCGCGTACGCCGAAGTCGTGTCGGCGCCGGCGTTGCACCTGGTGCGCAAGCCGGCGTCGCTCTCCCACGTCGAGGCGGCCGCGTTGCCGATCGTCGGGCTGACGGCGTGGCAGGGCCTCGTCGACCTCGGCCGTGTGACCGAGGGCGACCGAGTCCTGATCCACGGCGGTGGCGGCGGAGTCGGCCACGTCGCGATCCAGATCGCGAAGGCGTTCGGCGCACACGTGATCACCACCGCCGGCGGGAGCAAGCGGAAGTTCGTCGAGGGGTGCGGTGCCGACGAGGTGATCGACTACACGAGCGTCGACTTCGCCGAGGCGGTCCGCGACATCGACCTCGTGCTCGACACGCTCGGCGGCGACACCGTCGAGCGGTCGCTCGGAATCCTCCGCCCCGGCGGTCACCTGGTGACGGCGGTCGCCGAGGAGGACTCTGAGCTCGCCGCCGAGTTCGAGGCGGCCGGCATGCGCTTCAGCGGCATCGCGGTCGACCCCGATCCGGTCGCCCTGCGAGGCCTCGTCGAGCTGGTCGACCAGGGCAGGCTCCGGGTCCACGTGGAGAAGACGTTCCCGTTCGAGCGCGTCGCCGACGCGCACCGGCTGCTCGACGGCGGTCATCTCCGGGGCAAGCTCGTCCTCACCGTCTGA